The following are from one region of the Isoalcanivorax indicus genome:
- a CDS encoding AraC family transcriptional regulator gives MAGSLLPASILPGLLEIALKSRLNIQALFDRAGIDPDVVGRHDQFITLAQLDTLLSSAFSVAQDDPFFGLRVGQENHYGNLDLLGNLMATAGSLREALNLLLRYKDLLVPYLEFELIETDDQVVLASTSDEQLLQFTRTRTHNEVVVATMVAIGNSLMGGKLGLRRVCFRHRQPADISQYETFFQVPLQFGEARNEIVIAREGMDVALPTAYPRYNQRLRRVADQQLARLSRAQGLAGQVQGLLEARLGQPDSHVEAIASSLNLSARTLQRRLRREGVTFAELRDQVRHRYARAALAEPDCDMEQLACSLGFSDTANFYHAFKRWEGCAPGAYRRRVLG, from the coding sequence ATGGCCGGTAGCCTTCTGCCCGCCTCCATCCTGCCCGGGTTGCTGGAAATTGCACTCAAGAGCCGCCTCAATATCCAGGCGCTGTTCGACCGTGCCGGGATCGATCCCGATGTCGTCGGGCGCCACGATCAGTTCATTACCCTGGCGCAACTGGATACCTTGTTGTCCTCCGCTTTTTCCGTGGCCCAGGACGACCCGTTCTTCGGGCTGCGTGTTGGCCAGGAGAACCACTATGGCAACCTTGACCTGCTCGGCAACCTGATGGCCACCGCAGGCAGTCTGCGCGAGGCACTGAACCTGCTGCTGCGCTACAAGGACCTGCTGGTGCCTTATCTGGAGTTCGAACTCATCGAAACCGATGACCAGGTGGTGCTGGCCAGTACTTCGGACGAGCAACTGCTCCAGTTTACCCGTACACGCACCCACAACGAGGTCGTGGTGGCCACCATGGTGGCCATCGGCAATTCCCTGATGGGTGGCAAGCTGGGGCTGCGCCGTGTGTGTTTCCGGCATCGCCAGCCTGCCGACATATCGCAGTACGAGACCTTCTTTCAGGTGCCATTGCAGTTTGGTGAGGCCCGCAATGAGATCGTGATCGCCCGCGAGGGCATGGATGTTGCCCTGCCCACGGCGTATCCGCGCTATAATCAGCGCCTGCGCCGGGTGGCGGATCAGCAACTGGCCCGCCTGAGCCGCGCCCAGGGGCTGGCCGGCCAGGTGCAGGGGTTGCTGGAGGCGCGCCTCGGCCAGCCGGACAGCCATGTCGAGGCCATCGCCAGCAGTCTGAATCTCAGTGCGAGAACCCTGCAACGGCGCTTGCGCCGGGAAGGTGTTACCTTTGCCGAGTTGCGTGATCAAGTCAGGCATCGGTATGCCCGCGCTGCCCTGGCGGAACCGGACTGCGACATGGAGCAACTGGCCTGCAGCCTGGGGTTTTCTGACACCGCCAATTTCTATCATGCCTTCAAACGCTGGGAAGGTTGCGCACCCGGGGCCTATCGCCGCCGCGTGCTGGGTTGA
- a CDS encoding SRPBCC family protein, translated as MLKRYYADMVTEAAVPPAQAFRFFCQVNDWQDWSSVIHKARLLNGEWRKGSLLLFMPKLPGLPPAPLVVPILEFEENHRITWGIDLPFARMLHRFTFTPVEGGSCRIHHEEWSEGIVSLLTLPVTRALRRFNDRFARELAAMF; from the coding sequence ATGCTCAAGCGCTATTATGCCGACATGGTTACCGAAGCTGCCGTGCCGCCCGCCCAGGCGTTCCGCTTCTTTTGTCAGGTGAACGACTGGCAGGACTGGTCCAGCGTCATCCACAAGGCACGGCTGCTCAACGGCGAGTGGCGCAAGGGCTCGCTGCTGCTGTTCATGCCCAAGCTGCCCGGCCTGCCGCCCGCCCCGCTGGTGGTGCCGATTCTGGAATTTGAAGAGAACCATCGCATTACCTGGGGCATCGACCTGCCCTTCGCCCGGATGCTGCATCGCTTTACCTTCACGCCGGTCGAAGGCGGCAGCTGCCGCATCCACCACGAAGAGTGGTCCGAAGGCATCGTCAGTCTGCTGACCTTGCCGGTCACCCGCGCCCTGCGCCGCTTCAATGACCGCTTTGCCCGCGAACTGGCGGCCATGTTCTGA
- a CDS encoding efflux RND transporter permease subunit, whose protein sequence is MTHFIFNLYQRLVLRHPAIWLVLLTLVSSYALWETRNFRLDASADSLVLENDEALAMYREVSRQYGGSEFLIITFEPTAYDLFSREALDTIARLRGELAEMDRVSSVYTLLDVPLLFSPQVSFGDLASGYTTLADEDVDLALAREEFTGTNPMYEDLLVNRQGTITALLITMSRDREYFRLLNRRDDLRQKDRDGTLTHEEERELARITREFSDYTAQTQARSADEIAQVRALMDGYRDEANLFLGGAAMIATDVISFVRSDLQVFSVGVAIFLILTLFIIFRRPRWVVIPMLCCAMTAIWMAGWLGFMDWKVTVISSNFVSLLLIITMSMTIHLTVRYRELHAASPGASQQQLVNDTFAKMSRPILYTGLTTMVAFSSLVFSDIRPVIDFGWMMTLGIGVALLLCFTLYPTLLGLLKPGEPQKLRDFTRRATLRIAAFTRRYTIALLIGAVAIALISLAGVARLTVENRFIDYFQKDTEIYQGMLEIDRNLGGTTPLDIILRAPAEPAPAANDAEAADVAASDNDEDWGDDWGDDPFDDDPFADGFADDGDSDNPLEGSYWYNPEQLDRLLAIQHYLQSLPETGKVLSIASMYEVATILNEGPLSYVELMLLASFVPDELRNQLIRPYLSDDGNEARISIRMIDSDENLNRNELLKRIEVDLIEQFGLEPEQVQLTGAMVLYNNMLQSLFDSQIKTLGFVFLAIFGMFLILFRSPLLALIAMLPNLFSAAFILGLMGWIDLPLDIMTITIAAITIGIAVDDTIHYIHRFREEFPKDQDYMATMERCHGSIGTAIYYTSLTIIAGFSILVVSNFNPTVYFGVLTALAMLVALLSNLTLLPAMMSIIKPRIPKL, encoded by the coding sequence GTGACGCATTTCATCTTCAACCTGTATCAGCGCCTGGTGCTGCGACACCCAGCCATCTGGCTCGTTCTGCTCACCCTGGTGAGCAGCTATGCGCTCTGGGAAACGCGCAACTTCCGGCTCGATGCCTCTGCCGACTCGCTGGTACTGGAGAACGATGAAGCACTGGCCATGTACCGCGAGGTCTCACGGCAGTACGGCGGCAGTGAATTCCTGATCATCACCTTCGAACCCACCGCCTACGACCTGTTCAGCCGCGAGGCGCTGGACACCATCGCCCGTCTGCGTGGCGAACTGGCCGAGATGGATCGCGTGAGTTCGGTCTACACCCTGCTGGATGTCCCGCTACTGTTCAGTCCGCAGGTGAGCTTTGGTGATCTGGCCAGCGGCTACACCACGCTGGCCGACGAGGACGTGGACCTGGCGCTGGCGCGCGAGGAGTTTACCGGCACCAACCCCATGTACGAGGACTTGCTGGTCAATCGCCAGGGCACCATCACGGCCCTGCTGATCACCATGTCCCGGGACCGGGAATATTTCCGCCTGCTCAATCGCCGTGATGACCTGCGGCAGAAAGACCGGGACGGCACCCTGACCCACGAGGAAGAACGCGAGCTGGCGCGTATCACCCGCGAATTCAGCGACTACACCGCGCAAACCCAGGCGCGCAGTGCCGACGAGATCGCCCAGGTACGCGCCCTCATGGACGGCTATCGTGACGAGGCCAACCTGTTCCTGGGCGGCGCCGCGATGATCGCCACCGACGTCATCAGCTTTGTGCGCAGCGATCTGCAGGTATTCAGCGTGGGCGTCGCCATCTTCCTGATCCTGACGCTGTTCATTATTTTCCGGCGTCCGCGCTGGGTGGTCATTCCCATGCTCTGCTGCGCCATGACCGCCATCTGGATGGCTGGCTGGCTCGGTTTCATGGACTGGAAAGTGACGGTGATCAGCTCGAACTTCGTGTCGCTGCTGCTGATCATCACCATGTCGATGACCATCCACCTGACCGTGCGCTACCGCGAACTGCACGCCGCCAGCCCCGGCGCCAGCCAGCAGCAACTGGTCAACGATACCTTTGCCAAAATGTCGCGGCCGATTCTCTATACCGGCCTGACCACCATGGTCGCCTTCTCGTCGCTGGTGTTCAGCGATATCCGCCCGGTGATCGACTTCGGCTGGATGATGACCCTGGGCATCGGTGTGGCGCTGCTGCTGTGCTTTACCCTCTACCCCACCCTGCTGGGTCTGCTCAAGCCGGGCGAGCCGCAAAAGCTGCGCGACTTTACCCGCCGCGCCACCCTGCGGATCGCCGCTTTTACCCGGCGCTACACCATCGCCCTGCTGATCGGCGCCGTCGCCATCGCCCTGATCTCACTGGCCGGGGTGGCGCGTCTTACCGTGGAAAACCGCTTCATCGACTATTTCCAGAAGGACACCGAGATCTATCAGGGCATGCTGGAAATCGACCGTAATCTGGGTGGCACCACGCCCCTCGACATCATCCTGCGCGCCCCGGCGGAACCTGCGCCCGCCGCCAATGATGCGGAGGCCGCCGATGTCGCCGCCAGCGATAACGACGAAGACTGGGGCGACGACTGGGGCGATGATCCCTTCGACGATGATCCCTTTGCCGACGGCTTTGCTGACGATGGCGACAGCGACAACCCGCTGGAGGGCAGCTACTGGTACAACCCCGAGCAGCTCGACCGGCTACTCGCCATCCAGCACTATCTGCAATCCCTGCCAGAGACCGGCAAGGTGCTGTCCATTGCCTCCATGTATGAAGTGGCGACCATCCTCAACGAAGGACCGCTGAGCTATGTGGAGCTGATGCTGCTGGCCAGCTTCGTACCCGATGAACTGCGCAACCAGTTGATCCGCCCCTACCTGTCGGACGACGGCAACGAAGCGCGCATCAGTATTCGCATGATCGACTCGGACGAGAACCTGAACCGTAACGAGTTGCTCAAGCGCATCGAAGTAGACCTGATCGAGCAGTTCGGGCTGGAGCCCGAGCAGGTCCAGTTGACCGGCGCCATGGTGCTCTACAACAACATGCTGCAGAGCCTGTTCGATTCGCAGATCAAGACGCTGGGGTTCGTGTTCCTGGCCATCTTCGGCATGTTCCTGATCCTGTTCCGTTCGCCGCTGCTGGCCCTGATCGCCATGCTGCCCAACCTGTTCAGCGCCGCCTTCATTCTCGGGCTGATGGGCTGGATCGACCTGCCGCTGGACATCATGACCATCACCATTGCGGCGATCACCATCGGCATTGCCGTGGACGACACGATTCACTATATCCATCGTTTCCGCGAGGAATTCCCGAAGGATCAGGACTACATGGCCACCATGGAGCGCTGCCATGGCTCCATCGGCACGGCGATCTACTACACTTCGCTGACCATCATCGCGGGCTTTTCGATCCTGGTGGTGTCGAACTTCAACCCGACGGTGTATTTCGGTGTCCTGACCGCCCTGGCCATGCTGGTGGCGCTGCTGTCGAACCTGACGCTGCTACCCGCCATGATGTCCATCATCAAGCCACGGATTCCGAAGCTCTGA
- the grxD gene encoding Grx4 family monothiol glutaredoxin, which produces MKVIQEQIENNPVILYMKGSPQFPQCGFSARAVEVMTTIGKPFAYVNVLEAPEIRSGLPQYGNWPTFPQLWVKGELVGGSDIILEMHRTGELDKMVEEAAVAAQ; this is translated from the coding sequence ATGAAAGTGATCCAGGAGCAGATCGAGAACAACCCGGTCATCCTGTACATGAAGGGTTCGCCCCAGTTTCCCCAGTGCGGCTTCTCCGCCCGGGCGGTGGAGGTCATGACCACCATTGGCAAGCCGTTTGCCTATGTGAACGTGCTGGAGGCTCCGGAGATCCGTTCGGGCCTGCCGCAGTACGGTAACTGGCCGACCTTCCCGCAGCTGTGGGTCAAGGGTGAACTGGTCGGCGGCAGCGACATCATCCTGGAAATGCACCGCACGGGTGAACTGGACAAGATGGTGGAAGAGGCCGCCGTGGCGGCGCAGTAG